A genomic region of Dreissena polymorpha isolate Duluth1 chromosome 4, UMN_Dpol_1.0, whole genome shotgun sequence contains the following coding sequences:
- the LOC127879929 gene encoding neuropeptide receptor 15-like, with translation MENTTQTMDNYTIFVDENITNSTVDAETTSHETIIACTLIFILVGTVGIGGNMLVMLSVMCNRKMRSSMTNLLIMNLAFADLLIMVFGIPEIVVFMRNTGWSLGLFTCKINRYVLVAALYGSILTLVSLSVERYIAIIHPIKAHIFCNKRRLVAVLGSIWPVATAAALPTALFNTINNSGPSNQILFCMLRFPVHHDTVFLVLKYTESIVFYFTPLCLQIILYACISKHLFIGTDRLYHRVQVRDLNGLSVERLSEALRARRGVVKMLVLSVFVYFLSYSPHQVLLVWNTVSPKTFHENWSYLVFTMIIAYINSAVNPILYSIFSQNFRNCYKQFVLCLLGDRKPVRKLRNQPPSQLTHGSPRLWRIMSTTASTNV, from the exons atggaaaatacaacacaaacgatggataattatacaatatttgttGACGAAAACATTACAAATAGCACAGTCGATGCAGAAACCACCTCACACGAGACTATCATAGCGTGTACGTTAATATTCATCTTAGTGGGGACAGTCGGCATAGGCGGGAACATGCTGGTCATGTTATCAGTGATGTGTAACCGCAAAATGCGGAGCTCGATGACCAACCTTCTGATCATGAACCTTGCATTCGCTGACCTATTAATCATGGTATTTGGGATACCGGAAATCGTGGTGTTCATGCGGAACACTGGCTGGTCCCTGGGGCTATTCACGTGCAAGATCAACCGCTACGTCCTCGTGGCGGCACTTTATGGCTCCATACTGACGCTGGTTTCTTTGTCTGTTGAAAG ATATATCGCAATCATCCATCCAATCAAAGCTCATATTTTCTGCAACAAGCGGAGGCTGGTCGCTGTGCTGGGTAGCATCTGGCCCGTTGCGACGGCAGCCGCCTTGCCTACGGCCCTCTTCAATACGATAAACAACAGCGGACCTAGCAACCAAATACTTTTCTGCATGCTACGCTTTCCAGTCCACCACGACACTGTATTTCTCGTTTTAAAGTACACTGAATCGATTGTTTTCTACTTCACACCTCTGTGTTTGCAAATAATCTTGTACGCGTGCATATCGAAGCACTTGTTCATCGGAACCGACCGATTGTATCATCGCGTTCAAGTTCGAGACCTCAATGGCTTATCAGTTGAGCGCTTGTCCGAAGCTCTACGCGCTAGACGCGGTGTGGTAAAGATGCTTGTTCTGAGCGTGTTCGTGTATTTTCTGAGTTATTCTCCTCACCAAGTGTTACTAGTATGGAATACCGTCTCTCCGAAAACCTTTCACGAAAACTGGTCCTATCTGGTTTTCACTATGATTATCGCGTATATAAATTCGGCAGTCAATCCTATCCTTTACAGTATCTTCAGTCAAAACTTCAGGAACTGCTATAAACAGTTCGTTTTGTGCTTACTTGGAGACCGGAAACCAGTCCGGAAGTTGCGCAATCAGCCACCTTCACAACTGACACACGGATCGCCTCGGCTTTGGAGGATAATGAGTACAACAGCGTCGACGAATGTTTAA